ACCTTGAACTGTAGATGCCCAAGGCTCCACCCCCGGAATGAATTTCATGGCGTTAAACAATTCCGAATATGCCAAAAGCTCCTTAGCGGCTTTTAGCCCTTCTTTAGGTCTGTCAGGTATATTAAGCTGGGATGAAAACTGGACCAAAAAATCTTGTACTAATGCCTCTGCTTTACCAGCAAGCCATGGATTGTACTCAACTATCACAGGACCATTTTCTTGGTTGCCTAATGATTTCTTAACGAGATTTATAACTGAAGTCTTTCCATAACCCCATTCCCCTTCTAGAGAGGCCGTCATGCAATCATCACTAGGAGCGATACGAAGAACAGTAGCTAAATGTTCAGAAAAAGCCTCTCTTCTTAATAGGTCAGGACTTTCCGACTCTCCAGTAATAGGCTGGTCATTATGATAGCTTCCCATGTACTTATTTCTTCCTTTCTACTCTTTCATAACTTGAAGTACCGAAATGACCTCAAGAGACATAACATTTGTATAGTGTGCCGGCTCGTTTATCAGCTTAGACCAGTTAAAATCGTGCCGGTGAATGTTCAATGGACTGAATCACTTAGCCGATATCGTCCAGATAAGTTGCCACAGCAAACCGTGCCGGCACGGTTTCCCACCTGTTATCAGCCCCGCAAATTTTGCAAGCATTTGTTTTTAAATTAAAAAAACTCATCATAGAGAAGCAAAGCGTGCATGACTGGCACACATATTCACCCGGTCCAATGGCAAGGGTAAAACCCGGCTTACCGATACGAGCAGCGAAGCGGCTTTCGGCTGATGGAGTAACCGATACATGGGGACGTGAGCGGTGAAGCACATTCCGGCAATGCCTTTGAACATGGCTACCGCACGGGCTGGAGTGAGATGCTGCGTCCCTGAGAAGTGTTTTGATCCATCAAATCAGCATCTTGGCATAGGTTTATCTGTCGGGGCAAGCGTGTTAACCGAATTCGCCTGAGGCCACAAAAAAGCCGTGCCAGCTGATTAGTCAGCAGGGGCACGGCTTTTACCCATCCACGAAGCAGCGCAAGGCTTACATCAGGGGCCTACATCACGGGCTTGCGTAACAAACTGATATAACAAGCTTAGATAAACAGCTCGGCGATGTTTTTCAGGTCACTCTTGCCGTTCGCTATCTCATCCGGGGTCAGACCCGAGACTTCGTGGGGGAACACCAGCCAATCTTCAGATGAGTGGATGTAGTAATCCGGCTTTAAAGGCACGGCGGTGTTTTTGGGTTTGTAGTATGGACAGGCAATACGGATATCGCGGGGCATATTGAGGCGCATCAGCTGCGACAGTTTTTCTTTCAGGGCATGGATGCTGCGGCCAGAGTCGAATACATCATCCACAATCAGCAGGCCGTCGTCGGCGTTACAGTTTTCGATGATGTAATGCAGTCCGTGGACCTTGATTTCCTTGCTCTGCTTGTCGGTACCTATGCCATAGTAAGACGAGGTACGCACGGCGATATGGTCGGTATCGACCTTTTTGAAATCGAAGTATTCCTGCACCGCAATCCCTATGGGTGCACCACCACGCCAGATCCCCACAATAAACTGCGGACGAAAGCCGCTTTCATACACCTGGGCTGCCAGGCGAAATGAATCTTCGAGCAGCTGCTGCGCCGTAATGTAATGTTTGTCTGACATAGAAGCGTCCCCATCATCCTATTGCTGTTTTTTGGTAATTCGCGGATGAGGCCCAAACCCGGTATCCGCCATGATTTGGGCGCGCATTTTACACAAATTTTTGCCCCGTGACTGCTGCAAGCATAACAAGCCGGAGAATTTCCTCCACTGAGCATAAAAAAATCCACCCATTGGGGTGGATTTTTTAGCGACGAGCACCGTTAGCGGGAAGCGGATTACACCACAGCCTCTATCACATGGCTGCCCGCCAGGGTGCGGGCGCTGTAGCCACGGCCCGTGGCCTCGGTGAAATCTTTCTCCAGAATGGACGAGACATAAATCCAGTCGCTGCGCACTTCTTCCTGGGTGAAGGTCAGTACCATAAAGCCCCTGTCCTTGAGGTTGGCGTACTTGAGGTCGTCCACCAGCCCCACCACTGCCGCTTCGGTGGCCGGAATTTGTTCGGCCGGCAATTGCAGGTAGTACTCCAGCCCCGGCGACGACACTGAGCTGGTCGCAAACTCCACGCCAACGGCGGCGCCGTTCACGTCTTTGAGCTCGTTGGCCCAGGCGTTGTGGGTATCACCGGCCAGCACCACCAAATTGGCATTCACCGACCTGGCCGTACCCAGAATCACCTCACGCTCGTAGGCGTAACCGTCCCAGGCATCGAGGTTGTAGGGAATGGATGGCAGTTGCAGCAGGGCAATGACTTCCGGCGTCAGCTTATGCTGGTTGGCCGCCAGATACATCAGCTCTTCTTGGGTCAGGGTAGGATCGCCCGCCTGAGCGCGGGCGGCGAGCTGTGCCAGACCGGCCAGCTCGGCAAACTGAGGAATAGACAGCTGTTGGGTGGCAATGGCCGCGGGCAACAACATCTTGCCCATCAACACCTGTTGGCCCAGTACCTGCCATTTGGCTTCGTTTGCCAGTAACTTGCTTTGCAGCCACAGCAGCTGCAGTGCGCCCAGCATGGTGCGGCTGGTGCTGGTGACATCGGCCATAAAGCTGGTGCCATCGAAGGCGCCAGTGGCTGGGTCAAGGTAGGTTTCAAACTGCAGCTGCTCATCACGGCCAAGCAAACGGGTATCCAGCATGTGCAGATCTACCAGATCGCCAAAGGCAAAGCTTCGGAAGATTTCTTCATGGTTGCCTTCGCGCCATGGGCGAATAGGCAGCCATTCAAAGTAAGCCTGCAGCGCCGCCTGCTTACGGGCCTCAAAGTCGCCCTCGCCTTCATTGTGGTTTTCAGCGCCATCACGCCAGGCATCGTTACAGACTTCATGGTCATCCCACACTGTAATAAAGGGCACCATGGCGTGGAGCTTTTGCAGACTGGCATCACCGCGATACTGAGCGTAACGGGTACGGTAGTCGCCCAGGCTCAGGAGTTCATGGGCCGGTAATACCTCACGGCCGATGGCCGCCGCGTTTTCACTGGCATAACCGCCACGGGGATATTCGTAGATATAGTCGCCCAGATGCACAACCGCATCCAGTGAACCCTGGGCCGCTGCCAGCTCGTAAACGTTAAAGTAACCGGCCGGGAAGTTGGCGCAGCTCATTACCGCCAGTTTCACCTGGGACACGGCGCCCTCTGGCAGGGTGCGGGTTTTGCCCACAGCCGAGGTTTTGTCGCCGCACATAAAGCGGAAGTAATAGCTGCTGCCGGCGGCAAGGCCCATGGCATCCACTTTGACTGTGTAATCCCTGTCTTTATTGGTCATGGTGCTGCCGTCTGTGACCAGCTCTTTGAAGTCGGCATCTTTGGCCACCTGCCAGGAGACAGTCAGGTCGGCATCGCCGGTGGGAGTCACCCGGGTCCAGATGATGACAGCGTCATGGGCCGGGTCACCACTGGCAACACCGTGAACGAAGCTGACCGGCACAGATGGGGCATCATCATCGCTGCTGGAGCAGCCCATCAGGCCATAGGAAACCACTGCGGCACCAACGCCTTTGGCCGACATGGCCAGGAAGTCACGACGTGAATAAGACCGTTTCATTATTATTATTCCTTTGGTTATATGAGAGGTATGAGGTCCAATGAGTCTTAGTTTGCAACATTACTATTACACAAGCATGACGCCCTTGGTAGAGTTTTGCCGACTAGAACATTGAAAAACAACCAGTTAAACAGGATGCTATACTCCTGCTAACCGGATCTGCAGTGGATTAACCGGCAACTGGCCCATGGAGGATGCTATGCAAGTTAAAGACATCATGACCCCCAACCCTGTCTGCATCAGTGATGGCGCCAGCCTCAAGGATGCCCACCTGCTGATGCAATCCCGTGGGGTGCGACACCTCCCTGTGGTAGGAGAACAGGATGGCCACTACAAGGGCATTTTGACTCACAAAAAAATGATTTCGACCGTCGTCAGCCTGCTGAACAAGTATGGTCAGGGTGCTCTGGAGCGCAAGGAGCGACAATATCTGGTGAGAGAGCTGATGGATACAGACGCCCAGCGCCTGAGCGACGACGAACCCCTGGCCGTGGTGGTTGATTACTTTATTGAGAACAAGCTCGGTTGCCTGCCCGTGCTGGACAAGGAGCAAAGGGTACTGGGCATAGTGACCTCCTCCGACTTTGTGAAACTGTGCAAAACCCTGCTGTCAAAATAAAAAAAAGCCGGCGAAACGCCGGCGAAAACAAGCAACAAAGGGAAAGGGTTATACGAGAAACAGGGCAAACACGGGGGCCCCCAGCACCATGGCGATACCGGTGAAAATCATTGTCAGGCTGGCCACCACAGCCTCTTCTTCACCGTACTCACGCGCCTTGGCGGCGCCGGCACCGTGAGCCGATGCCCCAAGGGCAACGCCTCTGGCGAGGGATGAACGTACCCTGCCAAAGCGAAACAGCGGCCCGCACAGCAGCATACCCACCACACCCGTCATCAACACCACCATGGCCGTTAGCTCGGGCACACCGCCAAAAGCCGTGGTGGCTTCCATGGCAAAGGGGGTGGAAACGGAGCGCACCAGTACGCTCTGGCCAATTTCCGGCGGCAGAGCAAAGAGTTTCACCAGCCCCCAGGACGACACCAAGCCCAGCAGCAAACCGGCCATCACCCCCAATGTGAGGGTAATGGGGTAACGGCGGATAAGGGCACGCTCACGGTAAATGGGCAGCGCAAAAGCAATGGTGGCAGGACCCAGGAGGAGCACCAGAAAATGGGTGTACTCGAAATAGCTGGGCAGTGGAATATCCAGCAGCAGGACAGCGGCAATAATCAGTAAGGGCGCCAGCAGAATGGGGGCGGCCCACCAGTAGCCCAAGCAGCTGTACAGACGCTTGGCGCCGTAATAGCCCATGAGGGTAATCAATAAGCTCAGCAGCGCCAGACTGGTATGACTCATTACAGTCGCCCTCCGGCACGGGCCAGGTGCAGGCCACGTTCAAACTTAAAGGCTTTGTCCACTACCCAGGCGGTACCCAAGAGCACGGTTACGCTGCCTGCCACCAAAAAGCCCAGCATGCGGGCGCCATATTGTTCAATCATGGCCTCATACTGAATCACAGATATCACCGGCGGAATAAAAAACAGCAGCAAGTCCCCCAGCAGCCAGGCCGCACCGGCCTGCAAGGCCTTTTCGGGCACCCACTTAAGCGACAACAGCGCCAACAATACCGCCAGGCCCACCACGCCGCCGGGCACCGGCAGCGAAAAATACAACACCAGAGCATGAGCCAGCCAGGCGAGCAGGCAGATAGCCGCCGCCTGCAACAGGGTCAGGCTGGCCCTTTTGGCACCGGATTTGAGTCTGACTTTGCCTTCGCTGAGGGTCATGGTGGCTATCACAGTTAAAAATGGAATGTGCTTAGTGTAGATTTGCCATTTAAATAAAAAAAATGAATATTAAGCATAGATAGCATTACCAAAGGATATCCAATTGGATCTCAGGGCCATCAGATACTTTATGGAAGTGGTGGATGCCGGAGGCTTTGCCAAGGCCTCCGAAAAGGTCCATCTCACCCAACCGGCGCTGTCAAAAGCAGTACGCCTGCTGGAAGAAAGCCTGGAACTGCAGCTTATCGAGCGGGGCAAGCGCGGGGTGCATTTACGCCTCACCCCTGCCGGTGAAGTGGTCTATCGCCACGGTTTGGCCCTGCTCGCGACCCGCGACGACATGCTGGCCGAGCTGGAAGCCATGCGAAGCCTCAGGGGCGGCCGACTCAAGTTTGGTTTGGCGCCCCTGGGCAGCGCAGAACTGTTCGCCCCGGTCATCGCCCGCTTTCGCAGCCTCTATCCCAAGATTGATATGCAACTGCTGGTGCGCGGTGGCATTGAGCAAACCACGGCACTGCGCAAAGGCGAAATTGAACTGGCCACCGGCATCACGGCGCTGGACAGCGAGTTTGAAGGGCTGCGCATTCGCAAGGACCCCATGGTAGTGGTGTTGCCGCGGCAACACTTTCTGGCCCACAGACGCGAGCTGGCGCTGCACGAACTGGCAGACACGGCTCATATCCTGTTTGAGCCCGAATATGCCCTGCATCAGTTGGTGGTGGATGCCTGTGAACAGTCAGGCTTCTCCCCGATTGACGTGACCCGGGTAAGCCACCCGGATTTTGGTATTGCGCTGGTGGCAGCAGGTACGGGGGCCATGATATTGCCAAGCTATATCGCAGAGCGCCACATGGTGGCAGGGGTTGTGAGCGTGCCGCTGAAAGAAACGGATCTGCACTGGGAATTGTCGCTATTTTGGCGCCGCGGCCAGCCCTTATCCTTTGCCGCCGAAGCCATGATAGCCCTGGTGAAAGAGCGCCTTGGCGGCCTGTAAAGTGCAAATACAACAACACCGGCGCTCAGGCCGGTGTTGATGGTTCATCGCCACTGTCGCCGATTACCAGGGTACAGTAAGGTACAGACGGTAGAGGGTGTCGGTATCCCAGGGCAGAATTGGCAGATAGTCTTCATAGTCTTTGGGCCACTTGTCGTAGTGGTCAAGATTGTAGTGGCTCTGCTCCATAGAGAAGGTCAGCACCGAGTCTTTATATAAACCCGGGGTATTAACCTCCAGTGCTGCGCGATAATTAGTCTCGAGAGTTTCGCTGCCATCGGCCCAATATTCCACACCGCCGCTGAGCCTCCAACCGGGTGCAAGCATTATGTAGCCACCCAAATCCCCCATCCATGCGGTAGCGTCATTGCCAAATTCACCGCGCACATAACCGCGCTCTTTTGGCACATCATCGTCAATCTCGAGGAAGTAGTACCCCATCCCCAGTGTCGCGGTGGCGCCGTAGGCCGGGCGGGCATAATCGAGCAACAGCGACGGATAGAATTTGATTTGCTTTTCCACTGAGCTGACAGTATTGCGCTTACCGCGAAGGTCGAGCTGCCAATCCAACTTCAAGTCTTCAGACAAGGTCAGCCAGTTGCCACGGGCATAGTAGGCAGACTGAAACCAGATAGGGATGTGGTCCGGATCCAATTTGTCTTTGTCGCGATCGACATAAGTATCCAGATTAGCGTGCAGCTTGATGCCGCCATCAGTGACTGTGTCCAGACTGATGGCCGCATGGGCACCGAAGGTGTCTGAACTCTCCACCTGAAAATCATGCACACCGAAAGAGAGTCGCCAATCCAATGGCTCTGATTCGGCCTGCACCACGGAACTGCCAATCACCAGTGGCAGTAACAGCATAGAAGTCTTCATCTTATCCCCCATCCAGGATTCAGGCTGGACGCGGCAGGCGTCCTTCGCGAAAAAATGCTTCCACTTCATAGTATCGCGGCAGATTCCCCCGGCCGCGTTCGGTAAAAGCGAGTCTGGCAGGCTCCAGCTGACAAATCCAGTAACTCTGTTCCAAAGGTGCGGACGCCATCACACCGGGATCTGCCACCGCGAGGTTAACCCCTCCCGGCTCACGGGCCGAGAAGCTGCGAATAAGCTGGCAGTCACGTTCAATCAGTTGCTGCCCCAGCGCCTGAGTAAAACGGTAGTCTTCGCCGTGGGTAAGCTGTTGCTGCAGAGCGTCATCGGAAATTTGGGTGAGGTCGGCGCAGCGCGTTGCACTGAGCAACACCCTGAACATCATGTACTCCGAGTGCAGCACGCCCTCATAAGGCACTGCCATATCCTG
This portion of the Shewanella amazonensis SB2B genome encodes:
- a CDS encoding CidA/LrgA family protein, whose protein sequence is MTLSEGKVRLKSGAKRASLTLLQAAAICLLAWLAHALVLYFSLPVPGGVVGLAVLLALLSLKWVPEKALQAGAAWLLGDLLLFFIPPVISVIQYEAMIEQYGARMLGFLVAGSVTVLLGTAWVVDKAFKFERGLHLARAGGRL
- a CDS encoding LysR substrate-binding domain-containing protein → MDLRAIRYFMEVVDAGGFAKASEKVHLTQPALSKAVRLLEESLELQLIERGKRGVHLRLTPAGEVVYRHGLALLATRDDMLAELEAMRSLRGGRLKFGLAPLGSAELFAPVIARFRSLYPKIDMQLLVRGGIEQTTALRKGEIELATGITALDSEFEGLRIRKDPMVVVLPRQHFLAHRRELALHELADTAHILFEPEYALHQLVVDACEQSGFSPIDVTRVSHPDFGIALVAAGTGAMILPSYIAERHMVAGVVSVPLKETDLHWELSLFWRRGQPLSFAAEAMIALVKERLGGL
- a CDS encoding RES family NAD+ phosphorylase, with the protein product MDLLSIPEDCIDLPYEGSCYRLVESQEEVATLSLVDNFDEQMLLESLLDGAKPPYREGTAHLHYLLKTPFRYPPLKHGSRFGTRLMPSFFYGSESAQTCLTEVAYYRFIFLQDMAVPYEGVLHSEYMMFRVLLSATRCADLTQISDDALQQQLTHGEDYRFTQALGQQLIERDCQLIRSFSAREPGGVNLAVADPGVMASAPLEQSYWICQLEPARLAFTERGRGNLPRYYEVEAFFREGRLPRPA
- a CDS encoding CBS domain-containing protein, with protein sequence MQVKDIMTPNPVCISDGASLKDAHLLMQSRGVRHLPVVGEQDGHYKGILTHKKMISTVVSLLNKYGQGALERKERQYLVRELMDTDAQRLSDDEPLAVVVDYFIENKLGCLPVLDKEQRVLGIVTSSDFVKLCKTLLSK
- a CDS encoding alkaline phosphatase D family protein; this translates as MKRSYSRRDFLAMSAKGVGAAVVSYGLMGCSSSDDDAPSVPVSFVHGVASGDPAHDAVIIWTRVTPTGDADLTVSWQVAKDADFKELVTDGSTMTNKDRDYTVKVDAMGLAAGSSYYFRFMCGDKTSAVGKTRTLPEGAVSQVKLAVMSCANFPAGYFNVYELAAAQGSLDAVVHLGDYIYEYPRGGYASENAAAIGREVLPAHELLSLGDYRTRYAQYRGDASLQKLHAMVPFITVWDDHEVCNDAWRDGAENHNEGEGDFEARKQAALQAYFEWLPIRPWREGNHEEIFRSFAFGDLVDLHMLDTRLLGRDEQLQFETYLDPATGAFDGTSFMADVTSTSRTMLGALQLLWLQSKLLANEAKWQVLGQQVLMGKMLLPAAIATQQLSIPQFAELAGLAQLAARAQAGDPTLTQEELMYLAANQHKLTPEVIALLQLPSIPYNLDAWDGYAYEREVILGTARSVNANLVVLAGDTHNAWANELKDVNGAAVGVEFATSSVSSPGLEYYLQLPAEQIPATEAAVVGLVDDLKYANLKDRGFMVLTFTQEEVRSDWIYVSSILEKDFTEATGRGYSARTLAGSHVIEAVV
- a CDS encoding phosphoribosyltransferase translates to MSDKHYITAQQLLEDSFRLAAQVYESGFRPQFIVGIWRGGAPIGIAVQEYFDFKKVDTDHIAVRTSSYYGIGTDKQSKEIKVHGLHYIIENCNADDGLLIVDDVFDSGRSIHALKEKLSQLMRLNMPRDIRIACPYYKPKNTAVPLKPDYYIHSSEDWLVFPHEVSGLTPDEIANGKSDLKNIAELFI
- a CDS encoding LrgB family protein, translating into MSHTSLALLSLLITLMGYYGAKRLYSCLGYWWAAPILLAPLLIIAAVLLLDIPLPSYFEYTHFLVLLLGPATIAFALPIYRERALIRRYPITLTLGVMAGLLLGLVSSWGLVKLFALPPEIGQSVLVRSVSTPFAMEATTAFGGVPELTAMVVLMTGVVGMLLCGPLFRFGRVRSSLARGVALGASAHGAGAAKAREYGEEEAVVASLTMIFTGIAMVLGAPVFALFLV